In a genomic window of Ignavibacteria bacterium:
- a CDS encoding helix-turn-helix domain-containing protein, producing MLSDNTIEELIRSTIKECLTDAFSSVLRSQQAAHHAPMGASKQEVLLSRKEAATLLNVSVQTISSLVKSGKLSVVKISRRVLITRDSFVELTRNKGVTP from the coding sequence ATGCTATCAGATAACACCATTGAAGAACTGATCAGGAGCACTATTAAAGAGTGCCTTACTGATGCATTTTCTTCCGTCCTGCGCTCGCAGCAGGCCGCTCACCACGCTCCCATGGGTGCGTCAAAGCAGGAAGTACTCCTGAGTAGGAAGGAGGCTGCAACACTCCTCAATGTGAGTGTGCAAACGATCTCCTCGTTGGTCAAGTCGGGTAAGCTGTCCGTTGTGAAAATCAGCAGACGCGTTCTGATCACCCGCGATTCGTTTGTTGAGCTCACCCGTAACAAAGGGGTGACTCCGTGA
- a CDS encoding DUF3987 domain-containing protein, whose amino-acid sequence MKKNGFGRQTACPCGQSRKFAPLIENGATLDGGKCHSSKCGQKFIPPTKRYDVRREVEPVRRHVYHSPTDEPVIRTSMYRNADGSKRFVCQHMENGEWVNGVGSAIRIPYRLPQTLDAISQGRPVLITEGEADADRAAQNGLDATTNLFGAKKWTDECSLAVRGIVAVIVADNDDVGREHAQIVEQSLRRTNASEQIVQLDLRVLQPELPKKGDLSDYFTMGGSVEMLNAEISRLLTEPIPASEMDTAVDGIDGIGLDDQIVETLPELLKGILHETTDPYERLVLLLSAMTVIGAIMPTVQATYSGVSYSPMLYLFVVGEAGSGKSCIRPSRILIEGIESRYRLSNKTNHDAHSNLMALWESKGKKNGEPMPERQKTEVLLLPTDATAAVIIRSLASAESLVLFDTEADSLKSAISAKNGDASAALRQAWHHEAISQARVGNDLRVYCERPCLAIVLSGTPAQIAPLVQGAENGLASRFSFVLLPRRPEFTDPFSSNSTYAREYAKGNAPLVTRLWEQLKSRKVRVDLTPDQRSDFNVKFKERYGDVTAGIDTAVTLRAGIVVVRLCMILSVLRCYAHDELIPDIIIVQDIDYTMAMTLAEQLRQNSGEIVESLRSQQDTFQLLGVPKAFETLYAKLPEEFRTADALSIGVGLEISSATVKRCLKDKTRIHSLGHGRYKKALTRAP is encoded by the coding sequence GTGAAGAAGAATGGATTCGGAAGACAGACAGCCTGTCCGTGCGGCCAGTCAAGGAAATTCGCCCCCTTAATCGAGAACGGAGCTACTCTCGACGGTGGTAAATGCCATAGTAGCAAATGTGGTCAGAAGTTCATTCCTCCAACCAAACGCTATGATGTTCGCCGGGAGGTCGAACCGGTCCGACGACATGTCTACCACTCGCCTACCGACGAGCCAGTCATCCGCACTTCCATGTATCGCAATGCAGATGGATCGAAGCGGTTCGTCTGCCAGCACATGGAGAATGGAGAGTGGGTAAATGGCGTAGGCTCTGCCATACGAATTCCCTACCGGCTACCCCAGACACTCGATGCGATATCACAGGGTCGCCCCGTACTCATTACTGAGGGAGAAGCCGATGCGGATCGTGCTGCCCAAAACGGCTTAGACGCTACGACCAATCTTTTCGGTGCAAAGAAATGGACCGATGAATGCTCACTGGCGGTAAGGGGCATTGTTGCCGTTATTGTTGCCGATAATGATGACGTAGGCCGGGAACACGCCCAAATTGTAGAACAGAGCCTGCGCCGAACGAATGCATCAGAACAGATCGTTCAGCTTGACCTGCGCGTCCTCCAACCCGAATTGCCAAAGAAGGGAGACCTCTCAGACTACTTTACCATGGGTGGAAGCGTGGAGATGCTTAATGCAGAGATTTCCCGACTCCTTACCGAGCCTATACCTGCATCAGAGATGGATACGGCAGTGGACGGCATTGATGGCATTGGTCTCGATGATCAAATCGTTGAGACCTTGCCGGAGCTCTTAAAGGGTATTCTGCACGAAACCACAGACCCCTATGAGAGACTTGTCCTACTCCTCTCAGCAATGACGGTGATCGGGGCCATAATGCCAACAGTGCAGGCCACCTATTCTGGTGTGAGTTACTCGCCAATGCTCTATCTCTTTGTTGTTGGGGAAGCCGGCAGTGGGAAGTCTTGCATTAGGCCGAGCAGGATTCTTATTGAAGGTATCGAATCGCGGTACCGATTATCCAACAAGACCAATCACGATGCACACTCGAATCTGATGGCCCTATGGGAAAGCAAGGGGAAGAAGAATGGCGAACCCATGCCCGAACGCCAGAAGACGGAGGTACTGCTACTGCCTACCGACGCAACGGCAGCCGTGATCATCAGAAGCCTTGCTTCGGCAGAGTCACTGGTATTGTTCGACACCGAAGCAGACAGTCTTAAGAGTGCGATATCAGCCAAGAATGGTGATGCATCAGCAGCACTTCGTCAGGCATGGCATCATGAAGCGATCAGTCAGGCGCGAGTTGGCAATGATCTGCGAGTCTATTGCGAGCGCCCATGTCTCGCCATTGTACTCAGCGGAACACCTGCACAGATCGCACCATTAGTTCAAGGGGCTGAGAACGGTCTTGCATCGCGGTTCTCCTTTGTCCTGCTTCCGAGACGACCGGAATTCACTGACCCTTTCAGCTCAAACAGTACCTATGCCCGCGAATACGCTAAGGGAAATGCCCCCTTAGTTACACGGCTATGGGAACAACTTAAAAGCAGAAAGGTCCGCGTTGATTTAACACCCGATCAGCGCAGTGATTTCAACGTCAAATTCAAGGAACGATATGGCGATGTCACCGCAGGCATCGACACCGCGGTCACTCTACGAGCGGGCATCGTTGTAGTACGCCTATGTATGATCCTTTCCGTGTTGCGTTGTTATGCGCACGACGAGCTGATCCCGGACATCATCATCGTACAGGATATTGACTATACAATGGCGATGACGTTAGCTGAGCAACTGCGTCAGAACAGCGGCGAGATAGTAGAATCGCTACGATCCCAACAGGACACCTTCCAATTGCTTGGTGTACCCAAGGCATTTGAGACGCTCTATGCCAAACTACCCGAGGAATTCCGCACAGCAGATGCCCTTTCCATTGGCGTTGGTCTTGAGATCAGCTCTGCTACTGTCAAACGATGTCTGAAAGACAAGACACGGATCCATTCGCTGGGACATGGTCGCTACAAGAAGGCATTAACGCGCGCTCCATAG
- a CDS encoding helix-turn-helix domain-containing protein produces MDILTYKEFGTVLNLAGFSHREFADYIQMSRSFVGSLVRGERPLSLRYIDSLRSFLGKELYDVGLTLARRKIAEEERRLEERRQKRIDADREKAEAQEHAARERREKRTRLLSSATKK; encoded by the coding sequence ATGGACATACTCACCTATAAAGAGTTCGGCACAGTGCTCAATCTTGCCGGATTCAGTCACAGAGAATTTGCCGACTACATCCAAATGTCACGCTCATTTGTCGGATCACTTGTACGAGGCGAGCGCCCCCTCTCGCTGCGATACATCGATTCACTTCGCTCGTTCCTCGGAAAAGAGCTCTATGACGTTGGCCTCACTCTGGCACGGCGGAAGATTGCCGAAGAGGAACGTCGACTTGAAGAGCGACGCCAGAAGCGAATAGACGCAGACCGAGAGAAAGCCGAAGCTCAGGAGCACGCTGCCCGGGAACGGAGGGAAAAGCGAACACGCTTACTCAGCAGCGCAACGAAGAAGTAG
- a CDS encoding ASCH domain-containing protein, with the protein MPRSISTHKLRRRIQDLPPGRSYNRADIWYSTQKEHWLGWLKEYHSPGAYDRKVTSGRDARYAYNHVMNPEMLLYLVRQSGVSKRLLAQAVREARGLKPIPKKMAAIRRVVPWDLVAEKLWPAGLDPSIPILSIQQPWASLILSGKKTIENRPVPTTKTMRVYIYASQKLANLDGVRLGRYGIDKRDAEAYPRGRIVGSVEITHCRLDTRSQSRSYKWHLRKPRKLGTPVTPPTRSHPTQTFWYM; encoded by the coding sequence ATGCCACGATCGATCTCAACTCATAAGCTACGCCGACGAATTCAGGACCTACCGCCCGGAAGGTCTTACAATAGGGCTGACATTTGGTACTCCACTCAAAAGGAGCACTGGCTTGGTTGGCTGAAAGAGTACCACTCCCCCGGTGCTTATGACCGCAAGGTCACGAGCGGGCGTGACGCACGATACGCCTACAACCACGTCATGAACCCCGAGATGCTGCTCTACCTCGTTCGCCAATCCGGGGTCAGCAAGCGTTTACTCGCCCAGGCCGTGCGAGAGGCACGTGGCCTCAAACCAATACCAAAAAAGATGGCAGCCATCCGACGGGTCGTTCCATGGGATCTCGTTGCCGAGAAGCTCTGGCCAGCCGGGTTAGATCCGTCCATCCCCATCCTGAGCATTCAACAGCCATGGGCTTCGCTGATCCTTAGCGGCAAGAAGACTATCGAGAACAGACCGGTTCCTACGACCAAGACAATGCGCGTATACATCTATGCGTCACAGAAGCTGGCGAATCTTGATGGTGTCAGGCTGGGTAGGTACGGGATCGACAAACGCGACGCTGAGGCTTATCCACGCGGTCGGATTGTCGGATCCGTTGAGATCACGCATTGCCGCTTAGATACGCGTTCCCAATCGCGGTCGTACAAATGGCATCTCCGTAAGCCACGAAAACTGGGAACGCCAGTGACCCCACCAACGCGATCGCACCCCACGCAGACGTTTTGGTATATGTAA